The following are encoded together in the Streptomyces rapamycinicus NRRL 5491 genome:
- the abc-f gene encoding ribosomal protection-like ABC-F family protein, which yields MITASGVELRAGARVLIESASFRIAKGDRIGLVGRNGAGKTTLTKCLAGEGIPAGGTITRSGQVGYLPQDPRTGDLDVLARDRILSARELDSVLRKMRENEDRMANGKGATRERAMKKYERLETEFLTKGGYAAEAEAATIAASLGLPDRVLGQPLHTLSGGQRRRVELARILFSDSDILLLDEPTNHLDADSITWLRDYLKTYSGGFIVISHDADLVETVVNKVFYLDANRSVIDVYNMGWKLYQAQREADEKRRKRERANAEKKAAALNSQADKMRAKATKTVAAQNMARRAEKLLSGLEAVRQSDKVAKLRFPDPAPCGKTPLTAEGLSKSYGSLEIFTDVNLAVDKGSRVVILGLNGAGKTTLLRLLAGVETPDTGQVTPGHGLKLGYYAQEHETLDPERTVLENMRSAAPDLDLVDIRKTLGSFLFSGDDVDKPARVLSGGEKTRLALATLVVSSANVLLLDEPTNNLDLASRGEILGALRTFAGAVVLVTHDEGAVEALQPERIILLPDGVEDLWGQDYADLVALA from the coding sequence GTGATCACCGCCTCCGGCGTCGAGCTGCGTGCCGGCGCCCGTGTCCTCATCGAGTCCGCTTCCTTCCGTATCGCCAAGGGCGACCGCATCGGTCTGGTCGGCCGCAACGGCGCGGGCAAGACCACGCTCACCAAGTGTCTGGCCGGTGAGGGCATCCCGGCCGGCGGCACCATCACCCGCTCCGGTCAGGTCGGCTACCTCCCGCAGGACCCGCGCACCGGCGACCTCGACGTCCTCGCCCGCGACCGCATCCTCTCGGCCCGCGAGCTCGACTCCGTGCTCCGCAAGATGCGCGAGAACGAGGACCGGATGGCCAACGGCAAGGGCGCCACCCGCGAGCGCGCGATGAAGAAGTACGAGCGCCTGGAGACCGAGTTCCTCACCAAGGGCGGATACGCCGCCGAGGCGGAGGCCGCGACCATCGCCGCCAGCCTCGGCCTGCCGGACCGGGTGCTCGGCCAGCCGCTCCATACGCTCTCCGGCGGTCAGCGGCGCCGGGTCGAGCTGGCCAGGATCCTCTTCTCGGACTCCGACATCCTGCTGCTGGACGAGCCCACCAACCACCTCGACGCCGACTCGATCACCTGGCTGCGGGACTATCTGAAGACCTACAGCGGCGGCTTCATCGTCATCTCCCACGATGCCGACCTCGTCGAGACGGTGGTCAACAAGGTCTTCTACCTCGACGCCAACCGCTCGGTGATCGACGTCTACAACATGGGCTGGAAGCTCTACCAGGCCCAGCGCGAGGCCGACGAGAAGCGCCGCAAGCGCGAGCGCGCCAACGCCGAGAAGAAGGCCGCCGCGCTCAACTCGCAGGCCGACAAGATGCGCGCCAAGGCCACCAAGACGGTCGCCGCGCAGAACATGGCCCGCCGCGCCGAGAAGCTGCTGTCCGGTCTGGAGGCGGTGCGGCAGTCCGACAAGGTCGCCAAGCTGCGATTCCCGGACCCCGCCCCGTGCGGCAAGACCCCGTTGACCGCCGAGGGCCTGTCGAAGTCGTACGGCTCCCTGGAGATCTTCACCGATGTCAACCTGGCCGTCGACAAGGGGTCCCGGGTCGTCATCCTCGGGCTGAACGGCGCCGGTAAGACGACCTTGCTGCGGCTGCTGGCCGGGGTCGAGACGCCGGACACCGGCCAGGTGACCCCCGGACACGGGCTGAAGCTGGGTTACTACGCGCAGGAGCACGAGACGCTCGACCCGGAGCGCACCGTCCTGGAGAACATGCGCTCAGCCGCCCCGGATCTCGACCTGGTCGACATCCGTAAGACGCTCGGGTCCTTCCTGTTCTCCGGCGACGACGTGGACAAGCCGGCCCGGGTGCTCTCCGGTGGTGAGAAGACCCGGCTGGCGCTGGCCACCCTGGTGGTCTCGTCGGCCAATGTGCTGCTGCTGGACGAGCCCACCAACAACCTCGACCTGGCCAGCCGTGGGGAGATCCTCGGCGCGCTGCGCACCTTCGCGGGTGCGGTGGTCCTGGTGACCCACGACGAGGGCGCCGTCGAGGCGCTGCAGCCGGAGCGGATCATTCTGCTTCCGGACGGTGTCGAGGATCTTTGGGGCCAGGACTACGCGGACCTCGTCGCGCTCGCCTGA
- a CDS encoding helix-turn-helix domain-containing protein: MAETLKKGSRVTGAAREKLAADLKKKYDSGASIRALAEETGRSYGFVHRMLSESGVSLRGRGGATRGKKTASA; the protein is encoded by the coding sequence GTGGCCGAGACTCTGAAGAAGGGCAGCCGGGTGACCGGCGCCGCGCGCGAAAAGCTCGCGGCAGACCTGAAGAAGAAGTACGACTCCGGGGCGAGCATCCGGGCGCTGGCCGAGGAGACCGGCCGTTCCTACGGATTCGTTCACCGGATGCTCAGCGAATCCGGAGTTTCCCTACGGGGACGCGGCGGTGCGACGCGAGGCAAGAAGACCGCCTCGGCCTGA
- a CDS encoding enoyl-CoA hydratase/isomerase family protein gives MTLLDKDGVQLTVDDTVATVTLNNPAKRNAQSPALWRALAEAGKLVPGTVRVVVLRAEGKSFSAGLDRQAFTPEGFDGEPSFLDMARGSDSELDATIAGYQEAFTWWRRNDIVSIAAVQGHAVGAGFQLALACDLRVCVDDAQFAMRETSLGLVPDLTGTHPLVGLVGYARALEICATGRFVHAEEAERTGLANLVVPAAEFDGAVQDLAAALLAAPRDALVETKALLRGAVDRTYEEQRAAERAAQARRLRDLAGLTD, from the coding sequence GTGACCCTGCTCGACAAGGACGGCGTTCAGCTCACCGTCGATGACACGGTCGCCACGGTGACCCTGAACAACCCGGCGAAGCGCAACGCCCAGTCGCCCGCCTTGTGGCGGGCGCTGGCCGAGGCCGGAAAGCTGGTGCCGGGCACCGTGCGCGTCGTGGTGCTGCGCGCCGAGGGCAAGTCCTTCTCGGCGGGCCTGGACCGTCAGGCGTTCACGCCCGAGGGGTTCGACGGCGAGCCGTCGTTCCTCGACATGGCGCGCGGTTCCGACAGCGAGCTGGACGCGACCATCGCCGGGTACCAGGAGGCGTTCACCTGGTGGCGGCGGAACGACATCGTGTCGATCGCCGCCGTCCAGGGCCATGCCGTCGGGGCCGGTTTCCAGCTTGCGCTCGCCTGCGACCTGCGGGTCTGCGTGGACGACGCACAGTTCGCCATGCGCGAGACCAGCCTCGGGCTGGTGCCGGACCTCACCGGAACCCATCCGCTGGTCGGGCTGGTGGGGTACGCCCGTGCGCTGGAGATCTGCGCGACCGGGCGCTTCGTCCACGCCGAGGAGGCCGAGCGGACCGGGCTGGCCAATCTCGTGGTGCCCGCCGCCGAGTTCGACGGCGCGGTCCAGGACCTGGCGGCGGCCCTGCTTGCCGCGCCCCGCGACGCCTTGGTCGAGACCAAGGCGCTGCTGCGGGGCGCCGTGGACCGCACCTACGAGGAGCAGCGCGCCGCCGAGCGTGCCGCCCAGGCACGCCGGCTGCGCGACCTGGCGGGGCTGACGGACTGA
- a CDS encoding SpoIIE family protein phosphatase codes for MGALFPLARESVSRTTLPGSVRAPGAARAFIRTALTGRSAAEVFAPITLDERSIDDAVLLVSELVTNAVLHAGTRVEVVCRLQPGDGGEGYGPEDGPLGPEETSGPDDVPRDVPRRPGIVIEVADLHPASTVYGGPETQRRGRGRGLQLIGALAESWGVTYHRTRKAVWFRLDAERAGTEFDAVPTSALGRELRFAETLAPITPREQRDPTADWVDRGGPSFLAEASELLTGQLDENMVAALAGQLLVPRLADWCAVWLTTESGALQLARVWHSNEHRIGALRVSLERHPPPTGLGSAGTSWPWPGVADSQGVGGSAVCFPLIAHGRSHGVLLLGRAGVPRMAEGVVRLSEDVARRVAQAVATARQYTRQATISRALQRRQLPMSLAHIPGVDTAIVYEPHGEGQTVGGDFYDLFPMGDRRWCFLLGDVQGSDPEAMSVTGLARHLVRLLAREGHGVESVLNRLNQALVEEDAEAAEIDGEQSPPRFLSLLYGELEPDPAGGGARCTLASAGHPLPLRLTTQGAVAPAASPQMLLGIDENPDFHADRLALGPGETLLCVTDGVTERRNGLRQLDDDDGLSDILRDCVGLGAKAVAERVRRATHDFSPEPIDDDLAVLVLEAVPSVEPQRMA; via the coding sequence GTGGGAGCCTTGTTTCCTCTCGCGCGTGAGTCCGTCTCGCGGACGACGCTGCCCGGCAGCGTGCGCGCGCCCGGCGCGGCACGCGCCTTCATCCGTACGGCGCTCACGGGACGGAGCGCGGCGGAGGTGTTCGCCCCGATCACCCTCGACGAGCGGTCGATCGACGACGCGGTGCTGCTGGTGAGCGAGCTGGTCACCAATGCCGTGCTGCACGCGGGCACCCGGGTCGAGGTGGTCTGCCGGCTCCAGCCCGGCGACGGCGGGGAGGGCTACGGGCCGGAGGACGGCCCCCTGGGGCCCGAGGAGACGAGCGGCCCGGACGATGTGCCGAGGGATGTGCCGAGGCGGCCGGGGATCGTCATCGAGGTGGCGGACCTCCACCCCGCCAGCACCGTCTACGGAGGGCCCGAGACCCAGCGCCGGGGCCGCGGCCGCGGGCTCCAGCTGATCGGGGCGCTCGCCGAATCCTGGGGCGTGACCTATCACCGCACCCGTAAGGCGGTCTGGTTCCGGCTGGACGCCGAGCGGGCGGGGACCGAGTTCGACGCCGTCCCCACCAGCGCGCTCGGGCGCGAGCTGCGGTTCGCCGAGACCCTGGCCCCCATCACACCGCGTGAGCAGCGCGATCCGACCGCCGATTGGGTGGACCGCGGCGGACCGTCCTTCCTCGCCGAGGCCAGCGAACTCCTCACCGGTCAGCTCGACGAGAACATGGTGGCCGCCCTCGCCGGGCAGCTCCTGGTGCCGCGGCTGGCCGACTGGTGCGCGGTCTGGCTGACCACCGAGAGCGGCGCGCTCCAGCTCGCCCGCGTCTGGCACAGCAATGAGCACCGCATCGGCGCGCTCCGCGTCTCGCTGGAGCGGCATCCGCCGCCCACCGGGCTCGGCTCGGCGGGCACCTCCTGGCCCTGGCCCGGGGTCGCGGACAGCCAGGGGGTGGGCGGATCGGCGGTGTGCTTCCCGCTGATCGCACACGGCCGCAGCCACGGCGTCCTGCTGCTCGGCCGGGCGGGCGTGCCCCGCATGGCGGAGGGCGTGGTGCGGCTCTCGGAGGACGTGGCGCGGCGGGTGGCCCAGGCCGTGGCCACGGCCCGGCAGTACACCCGCCAGGCGACGATCAGCCGGGCGCTCCAGCGCCGCCAGCTGCCCATGTCGCTCGCCCATATCCCGGGGGTGGACACGGCGATCGTCTACGAGCCGCACGGCGAGGGGCAGACCGTCGGCGGCGACTTCTACGACCTGTTCCCCATGGGCGACCGCCGCTGGTGCTTCCTGCTGGGCGACGTCCAGGGCAGCGACCCGGAGGCGATGTCGGTCACCGGGCTGGCCCGCCATCTGGTGCGGCTGCTGGCCCGCGAGGGCCATGGGGTGGAGTCGGTGCTCAACCGGCTGAACCAGGCGCTGGTGGAGGAGGACGCGGAGGCGGCGGAGATCGACGGCGAGCAGTCCCCGCCGCGCTTCCTGAGCCTGCTCTACGGGGAGCTGGAGCCGGACCCGGCCGGGGGCGGCGCCCGCTGCACCCTGGCGAGCGCCGGCCATCCGCTGCCGCTGCGGCTGACCACCCAGGGCGCGGTGGCGCCCGCCGCCTCCCCGCAGATGCTTCTCGGCATCGACGAGAACCCGGACTTCCACGCCGACAGACTGGCCCTGGGACCCGGTGAGACGCTGCTGTGCGTCACCGACGGGGTGACCGAGCGGCGCAACGGCCTGCGCCAGCTGGATGACGACGACGGCCTGTCGGACATCCTGCGGGACTGTGTGGGGCTGGGCGCCAAGGCGGTCGCGGAGCGGGTGCGGCGCGCCACTCATGACTTCAGCCCCGAGCCGATCGACGACGATCTGGCGGTGCTGGTGCTGGAGGCGGTGCCGTCGGTGGAGCCGCAGCGGATGGCGTGA
- a CDS encoding HAMP domain-containing protein: MALDPITTDTSPALPVECPENARPSGPARGAETASAAELRSLLAAMNALCDGDFTVRADTSAEGLVGEMAGVFNQLAMRNAHLSGELHRVRREVARQGRLDERITASPGPGAWATNVDAANQLVDALVGPVSNATRVLDAIASGDLTQRVDLHDGNRQLRGDLRRLGRGVNRTVDQLSLFTGELTRIAREVGTEGRLGGRAKVQGLSGDWRMVTEAVNTMASRLTAQVRDIAEVTTAVARGDLTRQVTVEATGELLELKLTVNTMVDQLGAFADEVTRVAREVGTEGELGGRAQVRGVSGVWKDLTDSVNFMASNLTSQVRNIAQVTTAVATGDLSQKITVDARGEILQLKSTINTMVDQLSAFADEVTRVAREVGTEGRLGGRAQVRGVSGVWKDLTQNVNFMADNLTSQVRNIAQVATAVAEGDLSKTITVEAKGEILEVKSTINTMVDRLSSFADEVTRVAREVGTEGNLGGQAQVRGVSGVWRDLTENVNFMALNLTSQVRNIAQVTTAVANGDLSKKITVDARGEILELKDTVNTMVQQLRSFADEVTRVAREVGTEGQLGGRAGVPGVSGVWKDLTDNVNFMASNLTSQVRNIAQVATAVAEGDLSKKIDVDARGEILELKTTINTMVDTLSSFSDEVTRVAREVGSEGRLGGQARVEGVYGTWKRLTTGVNELALNLTTQVRAIAEVASAVAQGDMSGSISVEAQGEVAALKNNVNLMVANLRETTRAKDWLESNLARIASLMQGHRDLVEVADLILSELTPLVNAQFGAFFLSAAGARPGEGLELIAGYGTDQDAVRGDGQTPRTGPRGRGLVAQAAVEKKRILINDVPPDYITIDSGLGSALPASVVILPILYEDQVLGVIELASFSRFSEVHLAFVDRFVNTIGVSINTIIANARTESLLSESQRLTTELRQRSNELQRSNAELEEKAALLATASQYKSEFLANMSHELRTPLNSLLILARLLADNPEDRLSPQEVQFAATIHRSGSDLLQLINDILDLSKIEAGRMDVRPKKLPLVKILDYVNATFRPLAVDRGLSFEIAVGEDVPREMFSDEQRLQQILRNLLSNALKFTSSGGVTLRVERTPGAEFEEEALRAADAVIAFSVTDTGIGIPPEKLPVIFEAFQQSDGTTSRKYGGTGLGLSISREIAGMLGGRIVAKSELGVGSRFTLYVPAHYSGVAPAPDPSDPRATGSTVPAVAPASDETLPDTADHAPSGPSGEADSLVASRLASRAPGGGAGVEAGSEGETEYEGEDQDDGWPGTTRLKEWQRGRPGQVLHGRRILIVDDDIRNVFALTHVLGRVGMTVKYAENGREGLEVLHRNPDVSLVLMDVMMPEMDGYETIRAIRSTPRLADLPILALTAKVMPGDREKAIDSGANGYVSKPVDVDRLMSAILDLLDPDAEVGESGEPGRAGESGSDDATSDGDTAVSGEGVSGKGAAPAETGPPRPRQGER, from the coding sequence ATGGCTCTCGACCCGATCACCACCGACACTTCCCCGGCCCTGCCCGTGGAATGTCCGGAAAACGCCCGGCCCTCCGGCCCGGCGCGCGGTGCGGAGACCGCGTCCGCGGCCGAGCTGCGGTCCCTGCTGGCGGCGATGAACGCCCTGTGCGACGGCGACTTCACCGTCCGCGCGGACACCTCGGCCGAGGGTCTGGTCGGCGAGATGGCCGGGGTCTTCAACCAGCTCGCGATGCGCAACGCTCATCTGTCCGGTGAGCTGCACCGGGTGCGCCGCGAGGTGGCGCGCCAGGGCAGGCTGGACGAGCGGATCACCGCGAGCCCCGGCCCGGGGGCCTGGGCCACCAACGTGGACGCGGCCAATCAGCTGGTGGACGCCCTGGTCGGCCCGGTGTCCAACGCCACGCGGGTGCTCGACGCGATCGCGTCCGGCGATCTGACCCAGCGGGTGGATCTGCACGACGGCAACCGCCAGCTCCGCGGCGATCTGCGGCGGCTGGGGCGCGGGGTGAACCGCACGGTGGACCAGCTGTCGCTGTTCACCGGCGAGCTGACCCGGATCGCCCGCGAGGTCGGCACCGAGGGGCGGCTGGGCGGCCGCGCCAAGGTGCAGGGGCTCTCCGGCGACTGGCGCATGGTCACCGAGGCCGTCAACACCATGGCCTCCCGGCTCACCGCGCAGGTCCGTGACATCGCCGAGGTGACCACGGCGGTCGCCCGCGGTGACCTCACCCGCCAGGTGACGGTCGAGGCCACCGGTGAGCTGCTGGAGCTCAAGCTGACCGTGAACACCATGGTCGACCAGCTGGGCGCGTTCGCCGACGAGGTGACGCGGGTGGCGCGCGAGGTGGGCACCGAGGGCGAGCTGGGCGGCCGGGCCCAGGTCCGCGGCGTCTCCGGGGTGTGGAAGGACCTTACGGACAGCGTCAACTTCATGGCGTCCAACCTGACCTCCCAGGTCCGCAACATCGCCCAGGTGACCACGGCCGTCGCCACCGGTGATCTCTCGCAGAAGATCACCGTGGATGCGAGGGGCGAGATCCTCCAGCTCAAGTCGACGATCAACACCATGGTCGACCAGCTCTCCGCCTTCGCCGACGAGGTGACGCGAGTGGCCCGCGAGGTCGGCACCGAGGGCCGGCTGGGCGGCCGGGCCCAGGTCCGCGGCGTCTCCGGGGTCTGGAAGGACCTTACGCAGAACGTCAACTTCATGGCGGACAACCTCACCTCCCAGGTCCGCAACATCGCCCAGGTCGCCACCGCCGTGGCGGAGGGCGATCTGAGCAAGACGATCACGGTGGAGGCCAAGGGCGAGATCCTGGAGGTGAAGTCGACGATCAACACCATGGTGGACCGGCTGTCGTCCTTCGCCGACGAGGTGACCCGAGTGGCCCGCGAGGTGGGCACCGAGGGCAACCTCGGCGGTCAGGCCCAGGTCCGCGGCGTCTCCGGGGTCTGGCGGGACCTCACCGAGAACGTCAACTTCATGGCCCTGAACCTGACCTCCCAGGTCCGCAACATCGCCCAGGTCACCACGGCGGTCGCCAACGGCGATCTGTCGAAGAAGATCACGGTCGATGCCCGGGGCGAGATCCTGGAGCTCAAGGACACCGTGAACACCATGGTCCAGCAGCTGCGCTCGTTCGCCGACGAGGTCACCCGGGTGGCCCGCGAGGTCGGCACCGAGGGCCAGCTGGGCGGCCGGGCCGGAGTGCCGGGCGTGTCCGGGGTCTGGAAGGACCTTACGGACAACGTGAACTTCATGGCGTCCAACCTGACGTCCCAGGTCCGCAATATCGCGCAGGTCGCGACCGCGGTGGCGGAGGGCGATCTGAGCAAGAAGATCGACGTCGACGCGCGCGGCGAGATCCTCGAGCTGAAGACCACCATCAACACCATGGTCGACACGCTCTCCTCGTTCTCCGACGAGGTGACGCGGGTGGCCCGCGAGGTCGGCAGCGAGGGCCGGCTGGGCGGCCAGGCCCGGGTCGAGGGCGTCTACGGCACCTGGAAGCGGCTGACCACCGGCGTGAACGAGCTGGCCCTCAACCTGACGACCCAGGTGCGCGCGATCGCCGAGGTCGCGTCCGCCGTCGCCCAGGGCGATATGTCCGGGTCCATCTCGGTCGAGGCGCAGGGCGAGGTCGCCGCGCTCAAGAACAACGTCAATCTGATGGTCGCCAACCTCCGCGAGACCACCCGTGCGAAGGACTGGCTGGAGTCCAACCTGGCCCGTATCGCCTCCCTGATGCAGGGCCACCGCGATCTGGTCGAGGTCGCCGATCTGATCCTGAGCGAGCTGACCCCGCTGGTCAACGCGCAGTTCGGGGCGTTCTTCCTCAGCGCGGCCGGTGCCAGGCCCGGTGAGGGGCTCGAGCTCATCGCCGGATACGGCACCGACCAGGACGCGGTCCGGGGCGACGGCCAGACGCCGCGGACCGGCCCCCGGGGCCGCGGGCTGGTCGCCCAGGCGGCGGTGGAGAAGAAGCGGATCCTCATCAACGACGTCCCGCCCGACTACATCACCATCGACTCCGGGCTGGGCTCCGCGCTCCCGGCCAGCGTGGTGATCCTGCCGATCCTCTACGAGGACCAGGTGCTCGGAGTGATCGAGCTGGCCTCGTTCAGCCGGTTCAGTGAGGTCCACCTGGCCTTCGTCGACCGGTTCGTCAACACCATCGGCGTCTCGATCAACACCATCATCGCCAACGCCCGCACCGAGTCGCTGCTCTCCGAGTCCCAGCGGCTCACCACCGAGCTGCGCCAGCGCTCCAACGAGCTGCAGCGCTCCAACGCGGAGCTGGAGGAGAAGGCCGCGCTGCTGGCGACCGCCTCCCAGTACAAGTCCGAGTTCCTGGCCAATATGTCGCATGAGCTGCGCACCCCGCTGAACTCGCTGCTCATCCTGGCCCGGCTGCTCGCCGACAACCCCGAGGACCGGCTGTCCCCCCAGGAGGTGCAGTTCGCCGCCACCATCCACCGCTCCGGCTCCGATCTGCTCCAGCTGATCAACGACATCCTGGATCTGTCGAAGATCGAGGCGGGCCGGATGGACGTCCGGCCCAAGAAGCTGCCGCTGGTCAAGATCCTCGACTATGTGAACGCCACCTTCCGGCCGCTCGCCGTCGACCGGGGCCTGTCGTTCGAGATCGCGGTCGGCGAGGACGTACCGCGCGAGATGTTCTCCGACGAGCAGCGGCTCCAGCAGATCCTGCGCAATCTGCTCTCCAACGCCCTGAAGTTCACCTCGTCGGGCGGGGTGACGCTGCGCGTCGAGCGCACCCCGGGAGCGGAGTTCGAGGAGGAGGCGCTGCGGGCCGCGGACGCCGTCATCGCGTTCTCCGTGACCGACACCGGTATCGGCATCCCGCCGGAGAAGCTGCCGGTGATCTTCGAGGCGTTCCAGCAGTCCGACGGCACCACCAGCCGGAAGTACGGCGGGACGGGCCTCGGCCTGTCCATCAGCCGGGAGATCGCCGGAATGCTCGGCGGCCGGATCGTGGCCAAGAGCGAACTGGGCGTCGGCTCCCGCTTCACGCTCTACGTCCCGGCGCACTACAGCGGCGTCGCCCCGGCCCCCGACCCCTCGGACCCCAGGGCCACCGGCTCCACCGTCCCGGCGGTCGCCCCCGCCTCGGACGAGACGCTGCCGGACACCGCCGACCACGCCCCGAGCGGGCCCTCCGGCGAGGCGGACAGCCTGGTCGCCAGCAGGCTCGCCAGCCGGGCCCCGGGCGGCGGGGCGGGGGTCGAGGCCGGGAGCGAGGGGGAGACCGAGTACGAGGGCGAGGACCAGGACGACGGCTGGCCGGGCACCACCCGGCTCAAGGAGTGGCAGCGCGGACGCCCCGGCCAGGTGCTGCACGGCCGCCGCATCCTGATCGTCGACGACGACATCCGGAACGTCTTCGCGCTCACGCATGTGCTGGGCCGGGTCGGCATGACGGTGAAGTACGCGGAGAACGGCCGCGAGGGGCTGGAGGTGCTGCACCGCAACCCGGACGTCTCACTGGTCCTGATGGACGTGATGATGCCGGAGATGGACGGGTACGAGACGATCCGGGCCATCCGGAGCACACCGCGTCTGGCCGATTTGCCGATCCTCGCCCTCACCGCGAAGGTCATGCCCGGCGACCGGGAGAAGGCCATCGACAGCGGCGCCAATGGCTATGTCTCCAAGCCCGTGGACGTCGACCGGCTGATGTCGGCGATCCTCGACCTGCTCGATCCGGACGCTGAGGTGGGGGAGTCGGGCGAGCCGGGACGGGCGGGCGAGTCCGGGAGCGATGACGCCACGTCCGACGGTGACACCGCCGTGTCCGGAGAGGGCGTGTCCGGAAAGGGCGCCGCGCCCGCCGAGACCGGTCCGCCGAGGCCGAGGCAGGGGGAGCGATGA
- a CDS encoding response regulator yields the protein MTTSVSEKAGILIVDDMEENLIALEAVLGPLDQQLVRARSGEEALKAMLRQDFAVVLLDVLMPGMDGFETAANIKRLDQTKDVPIILLTGTDADSDYAYRGYAIGAADFLIKPFDPWLLRTKVNVFLEMHRKNRRLEARTEQLSDRVEELERTVEGLRKYVEE from the coding sequence ATGACTACGAGCGTGTCCGAGAAGGCCGGAATCCTCATCGTCGACGACATGGAGGAGAACCTGATCGCGCTGGAGGCGGTCCTCGGCCCGCTCGATCAGCAGCTCGTCCGCGCCCGCTCCGGCGAGGAGGCGCTGAAGGCCATGCTGCGGCAGGACTTCGCCGTCGTTCTGCTCGACGTGCTGATGCCGGGCATGGACGGCTTCGAGACCGCCGCCAACATCAAGCGGCTCGACCAGACCAAGGACGTCCCGATCATCCTGCTGACCGGGACCGACGCCGACTCCGACTACGCCTACCGGGGCTATGCGATCGGCGCCGCCGACTTCCTCATCAAGCCCTTCGACCCCTGGCTGCTGCGGACGAAGGTCAATGTGTTCCTGGAGATGCACCGCAAGAACCGCCGGCTCGAGGCGCGGACCGAGCAGCTGTCCGACCGGGTCGAGGAGCTGGAGCGCACGGTCGAGGGGTTGCGGAAGTACGTCGAGGAGTGA